TTCCCCTTGAACCTTTAAAGGGTAAGGGAGGTGACAGAAGAGAGTGAGCACACATGGTGTTTTCTTGCATGGTCATGCTTGAAGCTCTGTGTGCTCACCCTCTATCTGTCaccccacctctctctctctctctctctctctctctctctctctctctctctctctctggcttgCTCGCGTGTCTGCGTTTCTTTAATCTTCATGGTTGTCTTTTAGGATTAGGAAGTCGGACTTTTATTTCACAGATCTCCCGGAGAAAATAGATGCTTAAAGATGTCCGACTCTCTATATTcaacaaaataattcaaaattcaacaaGATACAACAAAGCTTTCAGGCCTTTATGACTCATACTCCTACTTGCAATAGTCCTTTGATTGGCAATAGTTTTCTTGCACCAAGTTGATCAGCGAAGATCTTGActggagaataaaaatattatattgtaCAATACCCAAATCCTAGGGACCTCAGTCTTGGTCAGATGGGGTGTTCTTCAGGGTAAGCCCTAACATTATGTCTGTTTGTCTATGTTTCTCGGTGTGTGCCTTTCATTTTCCCTTCCTAGaatgttatttttttccctGAGATGAAAATCTTTGTCTACCTGTTTCCTATTAATTGCATAATCATATACAAAAGAAATTAAGttggggagagagggagagagagagagagagagagagagagagagagagagagagtcagaaGTTGTTAACATGTGATGGGGAGTGAAAGGGCCATCATAAACTTCTTCTGCTTCCTGTACTTGTGTCTTTTCACTGCTGATACCTCTTCTGGGAGTGTACAGGCTGTTACTAACAAGTGTTACATACCGCATCACCATCTCGTTCCATCTGTAGGAGGTTGTTCAGACTGGCTGCCACAAACTCTATCatcctaattttccttttttccttttgctttacTGGGTTTGTGTTCATTTATTGTCTTTTTTAATGAATATTGTTAAACGACTGCGTGAGGTGCTTTTATTAAACTCGCTTAACGAGGAAACCATCGATTCACACTTAGCATGTTCAACAAGTGCAACgctttttttaacaaaatctttATAATTTAGGGCTGTGCTTTACTTTTTAGGTACAGAAGGCTTATTCTCATAATCGTTTGGGAATTGACAAGTGGTGGAGATTGATGATCTTTAGAAAGATGAACCCAAACAGTTGGGGCCAAAGTCTTATGGTGACATGCTggacaagaaaaatgaaactgaGGGCTTTCAGATGTTCGGATAGATGTTTGGATTGTTTGAAGAAGCTTCTTGTACAATTTGGCAAGTGCAAAAGTTAGTGTTTTTGCACTGAAGAATGAACCCAGTTCTCTTTCAAGTTCTACCAATTAATTTGATTGTCCGTAACCAAAAACAGTTTATTTCGATTGTAGACGGATTCATCCTTGTTCAAAGTCTAGTGCAGCAATAAATTCATTAAACATTTCGCCTAGACAGTGCTGAAACATCTAAAGAACAAGTTAATTTAATTGGATTTTGATGTTATGTTCTTTGGGGTCTTCATTACTTTAAATTGGTGACAGACGTAGTGCAAGTCCTAGACGCTCTAGCATCGGTTTACGATCGAATTGCTTTCATGGAATGAATCTATCTATCAATTATGTCAGCTAGGGTCAGAGCCCTCACAAAACACGAGTGTTTAACTAGTATAAATGCCTTCTCTTTTCACTTTGTCAAGAGCTTTTGATCTGCTTCTCCTTATTCTTGTTTAGAAGTGTTTGTTTATCATAACTTCTTTGTATTTGGTTTGAAATGTATTTATCAGAATttctttgtatttatttatGGCTCTTTTCCAAAATGAGGCATTTGCAAAGCCTGAgctcaaatcaaatccaaaatccaCAGGAAAAGGCAAATTAAAGAGAAACCTACGATGCATTCCCTCAAGCACTAAACAACATATGTTCTAAATGTAGGCATCTTATAACAGCACATCACCAATTAATGAAAAAGTGTCATGAACAAAGTTCCCAACTCTACCAAGCTAATCACGGTCTATATACATAGATATAGGAAATCCTGCAACACAAATCAATGCAACTGAATCATTTTGCTCTTGAAGCCAAAGATGATTCCCTAACTACAAGAAATTTCCTCAGTTCTTGTTCCGTGTGGCAAAACCATGTATCAGTCCAACAAccataaaactcaattaaagaaGGCAGATACCTCAAACCAGGGACGAGGTTTAACAAACATCTGGTCGAGACCACAAGAGAACAGAATACGAACCCTGAGAATCATTATCACTCAATCTCAAACTACATGGTGCTCAATGCCATACTAAAACTATAATTGTCAATGACACTTCAGCAAATCAAGAGCCGACAACTCCCCGAGATGACTCACCTGAAATTCCCTCAGGGCACCTCTCTACTAGCCTAAAACCATTCTGGGAAGCAGCGGCACAAAACGTGGCAGagaaaaagtgccaaaaagagGCAAAATTGCTTCAGGAATATATGAGACATCGGTGCCTATGATGATGTTGAAACCTTCAtcgttcacttttttttttttttttaattgcttcttTATGGCCCCTATCTCCCCACTCTAGGCTCTTAACAATCGATTAAATAAGGAAAGGTAGAGCGACATTTGAAGTGACGTTTTGCATCAACAGGTTGAGGGGCTTTGTATCTACATCAGTTGCTACCACGAGGTCAGCAGATCTAATAGCCACCATCGAGGAGATGCATTTACAACCACAGCCTATAActccaaaactttttttcctGAAACAATGTTTGGTTTTCTAGCTTGGACGGTGGCCATCAATTGAGCTGATTCCCAAAGCATTAACCCAGTTGCCTTGCGTGTGTGTTGAGATTCTTTGGACAATACTCTAATGCTAAAGTTTTCCCCGTTAAGACGGACATGGAGACCTCAGTcagcaaataaattatttaaaaggtGAAAATCCATTGATAACTTGAAAGCATATACAATGAGAAGAGGCAGAATACCTCATTTCTTGATCCATAATATGCAAATATAGACAGCATTACTAATAAGAGAAACCTTTACCTCCTTTCAGCAGAAGATGAAATTACAAACATCTCAGCTGCAACCCCTTCAGATATATCAACCTCAATATGCTCAACAGGCTCCTTTGAAGCATCCAATGACATGTTGGATTCAGTATTTTCTTGACTGGGGAAGTCAACTTCAGTACTGCCTGGATTGCTGCCAGAAAAGTTTTCAGCATCTGAAGGGTAAAATACAGCTTGGATCCATCATCTGAAATGAATTGCAACAAGACGACAATCATACCAACAAAAGCAACAGGACACTTCTGAAATCAACTTTGAAAGTGAAAAACATACCGATTTATTACCAACTCTCTAGATCGATTCTCAACTTGTCTGTTGGCCTCAGATAGACTTGGTAAGAACTCATTAAAGAATAGAATGCACGCtgctttgaaaaaggaaaaagaaaaagaagcaaagaacaGAGCGTCAAGATTGACTCattaagaggaaaaagaaaaagatagcatCCACAAACAGATCGCAGGAAGTGACAATGCCATCACCCCTGACATAAAAGTTCTCGCTAATCATTTGATCCTTGCAAGCGAACCTTTCCTGTCAGCAAAACAGGTAGACACAGGAAACTGTGTAAGTTTTAGTAAAAGAAGCGTGAGGCCGCACTAAAAAAATTGTCGGCAGATTTCTTTTCTAGACAATAAAATGCCATACTGAATGAGCAACCGgagcaagatttttttttttggttgaacaaCCTGAGCAAGATCACCAGTGGCATAATCATGGAACAGAACGTGACCCTTTGGCTGGAAGCAGCAACACTACATAGTAGTTATATCTCCTCTCAGGATAGTAACTTGACCGATTAGAAATCAGTTTATCACCTATTTAATTCTGAAAAACAGGAAGGTCTCCTGCCTTGGGAACCCTTCTTATATTCTGCAAAACTAGATGCATTTTTCCCTGGAGACACTGCAGATAGCACAAATATCTGCTTTAGGTAACTGATCGAGCAAACTCTAGATTAATGGCTTAAGTATGAGCTAGCAATAGCAGTTCATTAAACTACCAAGACGTACTGAAGTTAGGTCATTACTTCCTTCTAATTACCATGTCACAGCGTCAACGGAAGATGGTGGAATTTGCAGGCTCAAGTCATCAACGGTCAAATCACAGGCAAACGGGCCAATTTGTGTTTCTTTGAAGTCTTTATGCATCTGTATTGAGCATAATAAAAGGTAAAGCAATGCTAAATGTATCCTGGACCACGTCCATC
This genomic stretch from Eucalyptus grandis isolate ANBG69807.140 chromosome 3, ASM1654582v1, whole genome shotgun sequence harbors:
- the LOC120291976 gene encoding uncharacterized protein LOC120291976, whose translation is MTMAEDSGEFTNHPKNSAQGKTVKDSCRERSGRKMEWLIKEAEAIKPKGHVLFHDYATGDLAQERFACKDQMISENFYVRGDGIVTSCDLNPGSTEVDFPSQENTESNMSLDASKEPVEHIEVDISEGVAAEMFVISSSAERRFLAQLANPLPDGYKSPCFSAIIIHGFRYLRLCELVIMLGSRMNGPL